A stretch of Colletotrichum lupini chromosome 2, complete sequence DNA encodes these proteins:
- a CDS encoding squalene/phytoene synthase produces MNRTTRIAGHGLRRLVQTPPQGTRGIVTDADVVKARKYCQSQLQHSDYDAHIISRLVPARATDTYLALRSLNLELVRLPELVSNPTIGQMRMQFWRDSIDKTFAGAPPAEPICVLLHQALQDLRARSPGNATASSIKFWVQRLVKTRAKHMDNRPYASLAALEEYAENTYSTLMYATLASMPLRSMQVDHLASHIGKACGIVAALRGIPVLAAPQQQPAKSHAGPGGGRQDPALLLPLDVMAEVNLREEDVFRYGPQVEGFQDAVFKVATRANDHLITAREMLKNLKAGQDAGHEFEHQGEAEHVYEPEEDDTQRDLRRGFGVLLEAVPAQEYLTNLEGTNFDPWTVKASWKLPWRLWRATSKSQI; encoded by the exons ATGAATCGCACAACACGGATCGCCGGCCATGGCCTGAGAAGGCTCGTCCAGACCCCTCCACAGGGCACAAGGGGCATTGTCACAGACGCAGACGTCGTCAAGGCGAGGAAATACTGCCAATCGCAGCTGCA ACACAGCGACTACGATGCGCATATAATAAGCCGCCTCGTCCCGGCGCGCGCAACAGACACCTACCTCGCCCTCCGCAGCCTCAACCTCGAACTAGTCCGCCTCCCCGAGCTCGTCTCCAACCCGACCATCGGTCAGATGCGCATGCAGTTCTGGCGCGATTCCATCGACAAGACCTTTGCCGGCGCCCCCCCGGCCGAACCGATATGCGTGCTCCTCCACCAGGCGCTGCAGGACCTGCGCGCGCGCTCGCCAGGCAACGCCACAGCGAGCTCCATCAAGTTCTGGGTGCAGCGGCTCGTCAAGACACGGGCGAAACACATGGACAATAGACCGTATGCGTCGCTGGCCGCGCTGGAGGAGTACGCCGAGAACACGTACTCGACGCTCATGTACGCCACGCTAGCATCGATGCCGCTCCGCTCCATGCAGGTGGATCACCTGGCGAGTCACATTGGCAAGGCGTGCGGCATCGTGGCCGCCTTGCGCGGGATCCCCGTGCTGGCGgcgccgcagcagcagcccgCGAAATCCCATGCCGGACCGGGCGGCGGACGACAGGATCCCGCGCTTCTCCTCCCGCTAGATGTCATGGCGGAGGTCAACCTGCGGGAGGAGGATGTCTTCCGATACGGCCCGCAGGTAGAGGGCTTCCAGGACGCCGTGTTCAAGGTGGCTACGCGGGCAAACGACCACCTCATTACGGCGCGGGAGATGCTCAAGAACCTCAAGGCTGGGCAGGACGCCGGTCACGAGTTTGAGCACCAGGGAGAGGCGGAGCACGTGTACGAGCCGGAAGAGGATGACACGCAGCGGGACCTTCGACGAGGGTTCGGAGTGCTGCTTGAGGCTGTGCCGGCGCAAGAGTACCTCACGAATCTCGAGGGGACCAACTTTGACCCTTGGACGGTGAAGGCGAGCTGGAAACTGCCTTGGCGTCTCTGGCGTGCGACGAGCAAGAGCCAGATCTAA
- a CDS encoding SNF2 family domain-containing protein, which yields MEYPQSPEPPAKRRRFFAASDDDVLSHQSSPVLPTPPTQPKQRFFQDVDDQSPQIKSEDAEPPSSPSKPRGPLVEQPVDDASNRSGPSSNMQREESAMTFDQETFESFIGDKVTAEVLDIIRDSCDNNLERAVNMYFDGTWKNLKKKSPALNAISRPPPAAANTIKQDIPMEDAPKPAIRRTMPEARYIGSLGVEGWATRSGANLLNHGDVVRIERQKIQPPKSKLHTKFGVANAPPRGPAAGSKRNDVLVRFTSSSGSEIGRLEKETAEWVSTLMDQQICKFEGTCVYAPERLRTNDTVFIQLKCHLLASAFHRPGFKVSENRATNFFEEKESTEEKELRLRQVALVKLFSEINLEPTRANATASKHQRQGLLQAAEMDEKKEKDTAKTTDRAPGSSPPSDEQEEGEELEQDQLDALYRKAQSFDFNTPEAEPADTFAMNLRPYQKQALHWMMTKEKDQKSNREPSMHPLWEEYTWPLKDTDEKELPQVHDQQHFYVNPYSGDLSLDFPVQEQNCLGGILADEMGLGKTIQMLSLVHTHRSDVARQAKAMGSVPTSVNELPRLASNSSSMLDAPCTTLVVAPMSLLAQWHSEAEKASKEGTLKAIVYYGNEKANNLQALCCAASAASAPDVVITSYGVVLSEFNQVAAKKGDKSSHTGLFSLNFFRVILDEGHHIKNRQSKTAKACYEISAEHRWVLTGTPIVNKLEDLFSLVRFLRVEPWNNFSFWKTFITVPFESKDFMRALDVVQTVLEPLVLRRTKDMKTPEGEPLVPLPPKHVEIIDVELSQTEREIYDYIFTRAKQSFRENVEAGTVMKAFTSIFAHILRLRQSCCHPVLVRNKELVADEVEAGAAADMAAGLADDMDLGSLIEHFTAAISETESNTAAFGAHILGQIRDEAESECPICAEEPMVEQTVTGCWHSACKKCLLDYMKHQTDRHKVPTCPNCRAEINYRDLFEVVRHDDDPDVFKKSKISLQRLGVNNSSAKVVTLIKALRDLRREQPRVKSVVFSQFTSFLTLIEPALARANIKFLRLDGSMAQKARAAVLTEFQESKTFTVLLISLRAGGVGLNLTSAKRVYMMDPWWSFAVEAQAIDRVHRMGQDEEVKVYRFIVKGSVEERMLRVQDRKKFIATSLGMMSDEEKKLARIEDIKELLS from the exons ATGGAATACCCACAGTCTCCTGAACCCCCGGCGAAGAGGAGACGCTTCTTTGCCGCCTCGGACGACGATGTGTTGAGCCATCAGTCCAGCCCGGTGTTACCTACCCCACCAACGCAACCGAAGCAGCGATTTTTCCAAGATGTCGACGATCAATCGCCCCAGATCAAGAGCGAGGATGCTGAGCCCCCGTCTTCGCCCTCGAAACCACGCGGACCGCTTGTAGAACAGCCAGTCGACGATGCCTCCAACCGATCCGGCCCGTCTTCAAATATGCAGCGCGAAGAGTCCGCCATGACCTTCGACCAGGAAACCTTTGAGAGCTTCATAGGAGACAAGGTTACGGCGGAGGTGCTGgatataattcgggatagcTGCGACAATAACCTCGAGCGAGCCGTCAATATGTACTTTGATGGCACGTGGAAGAACCTCAAGAAGAAATCTCCGGCTCTGAATGCCATTTCTCGACCGCCACCAGCCGCGGCCAACACCATAAAGCAAGATATTCCCATGGAGGATGCACCAAAGCCCGCGATCAGACGAACCATGCCCGAGGCAAGATATATAGGCTCCCTCGGTGTTGAGGGCTGGGCGACACGGAGCGGGGCAAATCTGCTTAACCACGGCGATGTAGTCAGGATTGAGCGGCAAAAAATCCAACCGCCAAAGTCCAAGTTACATACGAAGTTCGGCGTCGCAAACGCTCCGCCGCGTGGCCCAGCTGCAGGTTCAAAGCGAAACGACGTCCTAGTGCGGTTCACAAGCAGCAGCGGGTCCGAGATTGGCAGGTTGGAGAAAGAAACAGCCGAATGGGTCTCAACGTTGATGGACCAGCAGATATGCAAGTTTGAGGGTACCTGCGTATATGCCCCTGAGCGTCTCCGAACGAACGACACCGTTTTCATCCAGCTGAAGTGTCATTTGCTTGCCTCAGCATTCCATCGGCCTGGGTTCAAGGTATCAGAAAACAGGGCGACCAATTTCTTCGAGGAGAAAGAATCGACCGAGGAGAAGGAGCTGCGTCTTAGGCAAGTGGCGTTAGTGAAGCTCTTCTCCGAGATCAATCTTGAACCTACGCGAGCCAATGCCACAGCGTCCAAACACCAACGGCAAGGCTTGCTGCAGGCTGCAGAGATGGATGAGAAAAAGGAGAAAGACACTGCCAAGACAACCGATCGAGCACCCGGGTCTTCGCCCCCTTCAGACGAGCAAGAGGAGGGTGAAGAGCTGGAGCAAGACCAGCTTGATGCCCTTTACCGCAAGGCCCAATCATTTGACTTTAACACACCCGAAGCGGAACCTGCCGATACCTTTGCTATGAACCTGAGACCCTACCAGAAGCAAGCGTTGCACTGGATGATGACCAAGGAAAAGGACCAGAAGAGCAACAGGGAGCCAAGCATGCACCCTCTGTGGGAGGAATACACATGGCCACTCAAGGATACGGACGAAAAGGAGCTTCCTCAGGTTCACGACCAGCAGCATTTCTACGTCAACCCATACTCGGGAGACCTTTCTCTCGATTTTCCTGTTCAAGAGCAAAACTGCCTCGGTGGTATCCTAGCCGATGAGATGGGTCTCGGCAAGACCATCCAGATGCTCAGTCTAGTCCACACCCACCGCTCTGACGTCGCGCGGCAAGCCAAGGCGATGGGTAGTGTTCCTACGTCCGTCAATGAGCTTCCAAGGCTTGCCTCCAACTCATCTAGCATGCTAGATGCGCCTTGTACAACACTCGTCGTGGCACCAATGTCATTGTTGGCGCAGTGGCATAGTGAAGCTGAGAAGGCCTCAAAAGAAGGCACTCTCAAGGCCATCGTGTACTATGGCAACGAAAAGGCCAATAATCTTCAGGCCTTATGTTGTGCCGCGAGCGCAGCGTCTGCGCCTGATGTGGTTATTACCAGCTACGGTGTGGTGTTGTCAGAGTTCAACCAAGTTGCGGCTAAAAAGGGTGACAAGTCGTCTCATACCGGACTGTTCTCGCTCAACTTTTTCCGCGTCATTCTGGATGAGGGCCATCACATCAAGAACCGACAGTCAAAAACTGCCAAAGCGTGTTACGAAATATCTGCCGAACACAGATGGGTGTTGACTGGAACGCCAATCGTCAACAAGCTGGAGGATCTGTTCAGTCTGGTTCGCTTCCTTCGTGTGGAGCCTTGGAACAACTTTTCGTTCTGGAAGACTTTCATCACTGTCCCTTTCGAGTCCAAGGACTTTATGAGGGCACTTGACGTGGTGCAGACTGTGTTGGAGCCTCTAGTTCTCAGGCGTACCAAAGACATGAAGACGCCTGAGGGCGAGCC ACTGGTACCCCTTCCACCGAAACATGTTGAAATCATTGATGTCGAGCTCAGTCAGACCGAACGAGAGATTTACGACTACATCTTTACGAGAGCCAAGCAATCGTTCAGAGAGAATGTTGAAGCAGGCACGGTGATGAAAGCGTTTACTAGCATTTTTGCCCACATTTTGCGCCTACGACAGTCTTGTTGCCACCCGGTTCTGGTACGAAACAAGGAGCTCGTCGCGGACGAGGTAGAAGCTGGAGCTGCAGCTGACATGGCTGCCGGTCTTGCGGACGACATGGACCTAGGTTCCCTGATTGAACATTTCACAGCAGCTATATCCGAAACGGAGTCTAACACAGCTGCTTTTGGAGCCCATATCCTCGGCCAGATCCGCGACGAAGCCGAGAGCGAGTGTCCGATCTGCGCCGAAGAGCCCATGGTCGAGCAGACGGTAACTGGATGTTGGCACTCTGCTTGTAAGAAGTGCCTTCTGGACTACATGAAGCACCAAACAGATCGGCATAAGGTGCCGACCTGCCCCAACTGTCGAGCCGAGATCAACTATCGCGACCTATTCGAGGTTGTTCGCCACGACGACGACCCGGACGTGTTCAAGAAATCCAAGATTAGTCTACAGCGCTTGGGTGTGAATAACTCCTCGGCCAAGGTCGTGACTTTGATTAAGGCCCTGCGTGACCTGAGAAGGGAGCAGCCGCGGGTCAAGTCTGTTGTCTTCAGCCAATTTACATCGTTCTTGACACTGATTGAGCCGGCTTTGGCACGGGCGAATATCAAGTTCCTTCGCCTCGACGGATCCATGGCGCAGAAGGCTCGCGCGGCGGTCCTGACTGAGTTCCAAGAGTCAAAGACATTCACCGTGCTGCTCATCAGTCTTCGTGCTGGTGGCGTGGGGCTGAACTTGACGTCTGCGAAGAGAGTGTATATGATGGATCCTTGGTGGAGTTTCGCGGTTGAGGCTCAGGCGATTGATCGTGTGCATCGCATGGGCCAAGACGAGGAGGTTAAGGTCTACCGCTTCATCGTCAAGGGGAGCGTGGAGGAAAGGATGCTTCGGGTACAGGACCGGAAGAAGTTTAT TGCTACTTCTTTAGGAATGATGAGcgacgaggagaagaagcttgCGCGGATCGAGGACATCAAGGAGCTGCTCAGCTAA